One stretch of Niallia sp. XMNu-256 DNA includes these proteins:
- the sigK gene encoding RNA polymerase sporulation sigma factor SigK, with amino-acid sequence MSGIITALGFLIKEIVFLVSYVKNNAFPQPLSASDERKYLQLMAEGDSHARNMLIEHNLRLVAHIVKKFENTGEDSEDLISIGTIGLIKAIESYSDGKGTKLATYAARCIENEILMHLRALKKTKKDVSLHDPIGQDKEGNEISLIDVLKSESEDVIDTIQLNMELEKVKKYIDVLDEREKEVIIGRFGLDLQKEKTQREIAKELGISRSYVSRIEKRALMKMFHEFYRDEKEKRQSLD; translated from the coding sequence ATGTCTGGAATTATTACTGCACTTGGCTTTTTGATTAAAGAGATTGTCTTTCTTGTTTCTTATGTTAAAAACAACGCCTTTCCCCAACCGCTTTCTGCCTCTGACGAACGAAAATATTTACAACTGATGGCAGAAGGGGACTCACATGCACGGAATATGCTAATTGAACATAATTTACGGCTTGTCGCACATATTGTTAAAAAGTTTGAAAACACGGGTGAAGATTCGGAAGATCTCATTTCAATTGGAACCATTGGATTAATTAAGGCCATAGAAAGCTATTCCGATGGAAAAGGGACAAAACTGGCAACCTATGCGGCAAGATGTATTGAAAATGAAATCCTCATGCACTTAAGAGCATTGAAGAAAACAAAGAAAGATGTTTCTTTGCACGATCCAATTGGTCAAGATAAGGAAGGAAATGAAATCTCCCTCATCGATGTACTAAAATCGGAATCAGAAGATGTCATCGATACCATCCAACTCAATATGGAGCTTGAAAAAGTAAAAAAATATATCGATGTTCTAGATGAACGGGAAAAAGAAGTCATCATAGGCAGATTTGGACTTGATTTACAAAAGGAAAAAACACAGCGTGAAATTGCTAAAGAACTTGGCATTTCTCGTAGCTATGTATCTAGAATTGAAAAAAGAGCCTTAATGAAAATGTTCCATGAATTTTATCGGGATGAAAAAGAAAAACGACAAAGCTTAGATTGA
- a CDS encoding adenosylhomocysteinase: MSMENKSIVKDLSLAPDGHLKIDWVKNHMPVLNSVENYFKDTQPFKGLNVTISLHLEAKTAYLAKVVQSGGANVTICGSNPLSTQDDVAAALVEDGVTVYAKYNPSQEEYKDFLIKSLETKPDLIIDDGGDLVTALHSERPDLRVNVRGGCEETTTGVIRNRALEKTGNLAFSMVAVNDAQCKYLFDNRYGTGQSVFDGIMRTTNLIMAGKTVVVVGYGWCGKGVAMRAKGLGAKVVVTEVDNIKAIEAHMDGFTVLPMIEAAKVGDVFITVTGNYKVINKDHLQNMKDGALLANAGHFDVEISKRGLDEISVSKRTVRANIEEYKTNDGRRLYLLGEGRLVNLTAADGHPAEIMDMTFALQALSLQYINEHYKELKPQVLNVPHAVDERVAELKLQSEGIVIDTLTEEQTKYLSSWEV, encoded by the coding sequence ATGAGTATGGAAAATAAAAGTATTGTGAAAGATTTATCACTTGCGCCTGACGGCCATTTGAAAATTGATTGGGTTAAAAATCATATGCCTGTCTTGAATAGTGTTGAAAACTATTTTAAAGATACTCAACCATTTAAAGGACTTAACGTGACAATTTCTCTTCATTTAGAAGCCAAAACTGCTTATTTAGCTAAAGTCGTTCAATCAGGGGGAGCTAACGTAACTATTTGTGGCAGTAATCCACTTTCAACCCAAGATGATGTCGCAGCAGCACTAGTTGAAGACGGAGTAACGGTATATGCAAAATATAATCCTAGCCAAGAAGAATACAAAGATTTCCTTATTAAATCGTTAGAGACTAAGCCAGATTTAATTATTGATGATGGCGGTGATTTAGTTACTGCACTACATTCAGAAAGACCCGATTTACGAGTGAATGTTCGTGGTGGATGTGAAGAAACGACAACAGGCGTGATCCGCAACCGAGCTCTTGAAAAAACAGGTAACTTGGCCTTTTCAATGGTAGCCGTAAATGATGCACAATGTAAATATTTATTTGATAACCGTTATGGTACAGGTCAATCGGTTTTTGATGGAATTATGCGTACCACGAATTTAATTATGGCAGGAAAAACAGTTGTTGTTGTAGGTTACGGTTGGTGCGGTAAAGGCGTCGCCATGAGAGCCAAAGGTCTTGGCGCCAAAGTCGTCGTGACAGAAGTAGACAATATTAAAGCGATTGAAGCCCATATGGATGGTTTCACTGTGCTGCCTATGATTGAAGCAGCTAAAGTTGGGGATGTATTCATTACTGTGACAGGTAACTATAAGGTCATTAATAAAGATCATTTGCAAAACATGAAAGATGGGGCCCTCCTTGCAAACGCTGGACATTTCGATGTTGAAATAAGTAAAAGAGGTTTAGATGAAATATCTGTGTCTAAACGTACAGTACGGGCTAATATTGAAGAATACAAAACAAATGATGGCAGAAGATTATACTTACTAGGTGAAGGCAGACTTGTAAACTTGACTGCTGCAGACGGCCACCCTGCTGAAATTATGGATATGACCTTTGCCTTGCAAGCTCTTTCTCTTCAATACATTAACGAACATTATAAAGAGCTGAAACCACAAGTTTTAAATGTTCCACATGCAGTTGACGAAAGAGTTGCCGAGTTAAAGCTGCAAAGCGAAGGGATTGTCATTGATACATTAACAGAAGAACAAACTAAATATTTAAGCAGCTGGGAAGTCTAA
- a CDS encoding 5'-methylthioadenosine/adenosylhomocysteine nucleosidase, with amino-acid sequence MNIGIIGAMDAEILHYRNSMKLVSQEEKAGITFYTGTLNGFSVVICKCGVGKVNASVCTQILIDQFSVSHVIFTGVAGALAPDLHIGDIVVSSEAMHHDMDATALGFEVGKIPYSEHHIFQADPHLQNLALTVSGEVISEQKVRSGRILSGDQFIASREKVNELYQNLSGSCAEMEGAAVAQVCDMNKVPFVIIRSMSDEADGSAKVNFLEFTEKAAFHSYKIVDGMLKSWQSFQ; translated from the coding sequence ATGAATATAGGTATAATTGGCGCAATGGATGCAGAAATCTTGCATTATCGTAATAGTATGAAGCTTGTTTCCCAAGAAGAGAAAGCAGGTATTACGTTTTATACTGGAACTTTAAATGGTTTTTCAGTCGTTATATGTAAATGTGGGGTTGGAAAAGTCAATGCAAGTGTTTGTACACAAATATTGATTGATCAATTTTCCGTTTCGCATGTTATTTTTACAGGAGTGGCGGGGGCTTTAGCGCCAGATCTCCATATTGGGGATATCGTCGTTTCTTCTGAAGCTATGCACCATGACATGGATGCGACAGCTTTGGGATTTGAGGTCGGGAAAATACCTTATAGTGAACACCACATTTTTCAGGCTGATCCGCATTTACAAAACCTTGCTCTAACCGTTAGCGGTGAGGTGATCTCGGAACAAAAAGTTAGATCAGGAAGAATTCTCTCAGGGGACCAGTTTATCGCAAGTCGTGAAAAAGTAAACGAGCTTTATCAAAATTTATCTGGCTCTTGTGCTGAAATGGAAGGGGCAGCTGTTGCACAAGTTTGCGACATGAATAAGGTGCCATTTGTTATTATTCGTTCGATGTCAGATGAAGCAGACGGTTCTGCAAAGGTAAATTTCTTGGAATTCACCGAAAAAGCTGCCTTTCATTCTTATAAAATCGTTGACGGCATGTTGAAAAGCTGGCAGTCTTTCCAATAA
- a CDS encoding amidohydrolase, with protein MTRTLLYNGTIITCNEQHEIVKNGAIAIENGLITYVGETPNDKDDYQETIDLNGDLLLPGLINTHGHVQMSLLRGYGDDLPLKMWLEEKIWPIEAKFNPEVAKWGSYLSIVEMIRTGTTTFVDMYDHMDEVAKVVDTSGIRGKLCRGIVALGSEEEKKMKLEEATNFAKEWNGQGNGRITTMMSPHAPYTCDPEFISKIVDKSVDLNVPIHIHMSETIQEVEQNVEQYGNRPVKHLEEIGVFNQPTLVAHAVHVNDEEIDILAKYDVKVSHNIISNLKLASGIAPIRKMLEKGVTVSLGTDSSASNNNLDLFEELKQVAILHKGVELDATLINAETALLMATKYGAEALWLDDKIGSLEVGKEADFIIIDRNSPFYQPHTHNPISHLVYSGSGRDVKDMYVQGKPIMKNKQLLTVDEERVYYEVNRIMKSLLNE; from the coding sequence ATGACACGTACGTTGCTTTATAATGGAACAATTATTACTTGTAATGAACAACATGAAATAGTGAAAAATGGGGCGATTGCGATTGAGAATGGCCTCATTACCTATGTCGGAGAAACACCAAATGATAAAGATGACTATCAAGAGACAATCGATTTAAATGGCGATCTATTATTACCAGGTCTGATTAATACTCATGGTCATGTGCAAATGTCTTTATTACGTGGATATGGGGATGATTTACCATTAAAGATGTGGTTGGAAGAGAAAATTTGGCCGATTGAAGCTAAATTTAATCCTGAAGTCGCGAAATGGGGTTCCTATTTATCAATTGTTGAAATGATTCGAACAGGAACCACTACTTTCGTCGATATGTATGATCATATGGACGAAGTCGCAAAAGTGGTAGACACATCTGGAATTCGTGGGAAACTTTGCAGAGGGATCGTTGCATTAGGTTCAGAAGAAGAAAAAAAGATGAAACTTGAGGAAGCCACTAATTTTGCGAAGGAGTGGAATGGACAAGGAAATGGGAGAATTACAACGATGATGTCACCCCACGCTCCGTATACTTGTGATCCTGAATTTATTTCAAAAATTGTTGATAAATCAGTAGATCTTAACGTTCCGATCCATATACATATGTCTGAAACGATTCAAGAGGTAGAACAAAATGTAGAACAATACGGAAACCGACCTGTCAAACACTTGGAAGAGATTGGGGTTTTTAATCAACCAACTTTGGTTGCTCATGCTGTCCATGTGAATGACGAGGAAATTGACATTCTAGCGAAATATGACGTGAAAGTATCTCATAATATTATTAGTAATCTTAAATTAGCCTCAGGAATCGCACCCATTCGTAAAATGCTGGAGAAGGGGGTAACTGTGTCTTTAGGTACAGATAGTTCTGCTTCCAACAATAACTTGGACTTATTTGAAGAATTAAAGCAAGTGGCGATTCTGCATAAAGGGGTAGAATTGGATGCTACCTTAATTAATGCTGAGACTGCGCTTTTAATGGCGACTAAATATGGTGCTGAAGCTCTCTGGTTGGATGATAAAATCGGCAGCCTAGAAGTTGGAAAAGAGGCAGATTTCATTATAATTGATCGAAATTCACCTTTCTATCAACCCCATACTCACAATCCGATTTCCCATCTTGTTTATTCAGGATCTGGCAGAGACGTAAAGGATATGTATGTACAAGGAAAGCCGATTATGAAAAATAAACAATTATTAACAGTAGATGAAGAAAGAGTTTACTATGAAGTCAACCGAATAATGAAATCACTACTTAATGAATAA
- a CDS encoding bifunctional cystathionine gamma-lyase/homocysteine desulfhydrase: MKRKTKLIHGGVRTDPLTGAVSIPIYQSSTFKQESVGVHNGFEYSRTGNPTRQALETLIAELESGKAGFAFSSGMAAITAVLMLFKSGDHIIFTDDVYGGTFRVVNKVLNRFGIQSSFIDTSNIEVIKNEIRTQTKAIFLETPTNPLLKVTDIKSIVDLAQRFQLMTIVDNTFATPYWQNPLELGVDVVLHSGTKYLGGHSDVVAGLVVAASEGLAQELHFIQNSTGSILGPHDSWLLIRGIKTLGVRMEEHEQNARTIVTFLDNHEKVKKVYYPGLDSHPQYQWVQKQMRGYGSMVSFELSDEINVDEFLKKLNYFTLAESLGAVESLISVPAKMTHASIPPERRKELGISDSLIRISIGLEDADDLIEDLDFSLKKDE; encoded by the coding sequence TTGAAAAGAAAGACGAAGCTCATCCATGGTGGTGTTAGGACAGATCCCTTAACAGGTGCTGTTTCAATCCCAATCTATCAGTCCAGCACCTTTAAGCAAGAATCGGTCGGTGTTCATAATGGCTTTGAATATTCTCGAACAGGGAACCCTACTCGTCAAGCGCTAGAAACTTTAATCGCAGAATTAGAAAGCGGCAAAGCGGGATTTGCATTTAGTTCAGGGATGGCCGCAATAACAGCTGTTCTAATGTTGTTCAAATCAGGTGATCACATTATTTTTACTGATGATGTTTACGGGGGAACCTTCCGAGTGGTTAATAAAGTTCTCAACCGTTTTGGAATTCAATCAAGCTTTATTGACACGAGTAATATTGAAGTCATCAAGAACGAAATCCGCACTCAAACGAAAGCTATTTTTCTAGAAACTCCAACGAACCCACTATTAAAAGTAACGGATATCAAATCAATTGTTGACCTTGCACAGAGATTTCAACTAATGACCATTGTCGATAATACCTTTGCAACTCCTTATTGGCAAAATCCTTTGGAGTTAGGTGTTGATGTAGTTCTCCACAGTGGTACGAAATATCTGGGTGGTCACAGCGATGTAGTAGCAGGTCTTGTTGTTGCAGCAAGTGAAGGATTAGCACAGGAATTACATTTTATCCAGAACTCAACTGGTAGTATTCTTGGTCCGCATGATTCTTGGTTATTAATCCGGGGGATTAAAACCCTTGGGGTTCGAATGGAAGAGCATGAACAAAATGCAAGAACAATTGTTACATTTTTGGATAACCATGAGAAGGTTAAGAAAGTTTATTATCCAGGATTGGATTCTCATCCTCAATACCAATGGGTCCAGAAGCAAATGAGAGGTTACGGATCAATGGTTTCATTTGAACTTAGTGATGAAATAAACGTAGACGAGTTCTTAAAAAAGTTAAACTACTTTACCCTTGCTGAAAGTCTAGGTGCTGTAGAAAGCTTAATTTCGGTTCCAGCCAAAATGACTCATGCCTCAATTCCTCCAGAAAGACGTAAAGAACTAGGAATTTCGGATTCCCTTATTCGCATTTCCATCGGGCTAGAAGATGCAGATGATTTAATTGAAGATTTGGATTTTTCCTTGAAAAAGGATGAATAA
- a CDS encoding cysteine synthase family protein, translating to MKVYRHIHELIGNTPLVKINGFQLPEDVCIFAKLEYMNPGGSVKDRLGLELMNDAIINGAIKEGGTMIEPTAGNTGIGLALAALNRGIKVILVVPEKFSVEKQAIMKALGAQIVLTPTSAGMVGAIQKAKELQKEIRGSYIPSQFSNPANPATYYKTLGPEVWDALNGKIDVFVAGAGTGGTFMGSAMFLKEKCPSIKTVIVEPQGSILNGGEPGPHKTEGIGMEFLPEYMDRRFFNEIYTITDEIAFRYVKELAEKEGLLVGSSSGAAFAASIEEAKKAKAGSNIVVVFPDGSERYLSKKIYDGGM from the coding sequence TTGAAGGTATATCGGCATATTCATGAGTTGATTGGAAACACCCCTCTTGTGAAGATCAATGGATTTCAACTTCCGGAGGATGTATGTATCTTTGCAAAGTTAGAGTATATGAATCCAGGTGGTAGTGTAAAAGATCGGCTTGGATTGGAATTAATGAATGACGCTATTATAAATGGAGCAATAAAAGAAGGCGGCACAATGATTGAACCGACAGCTGGAAATACGGGGATCGGGTTGGCATTAGCGGCCTTAAATCGAGGGATTAAAGTCATATTGGTTGTTCCTGAAAAATTTAGCGTTGAGAAGCAAGCAATCATGAAAGCACTAGGAGCGCAAATTGTGTTAACACCAACAAGTGCAGGCATGGTTGGGGCCATCCAAAAGGCAAAAGAGCTACAAAAAGAAATACGAGGTTCCTATATCCCCAGTCAATTTTCTAACCCTGCAAATCCTGCAACCTATTATAAAACATTAGGGCCTGAGGTTTGGGATGCCCTTAATGGAAAAATCGATGTATTTGTTGCAGGCGCAGGTACAGGGGGGACTTTCATGGGAAGTGCAATGTTTTTGAAAGAAAAATGTCCTTCCATTAAAACGGTTATTGTAGAGCCACAAGGATCGATATTAAATGGGGGAGAACCTGGACCTCATAAAACAGAAGGAATTGGCATGGAATTTTTACCTGAATACATGGATCGTCGTTTTTTTAACGAAATATACACGATTACAGATGAAATAGCGTTTCGATATGTGAAAGAATTGGCAGAAAAGGAAGGCCTACTAGTCGGAAGTTCTTCTGGAGCCGCTTTTGCTGCATCTATTGAAGAGGCCAAAAAGGCTAAGGCGGGAAGTAATATTGTAGTGGTCTTCCCAGATGGAAGTGAACGATATTTAAGTAAGAAAATTTATGATGGGGGGATGTAA
- a CDS encoding class I SAM-dependent methyltransferase translates to MGKDFVDLFNQWAVTYDRTVAGFDLEYQEAFFRYDEILEEVANLCFGNVIEFGPGTGNLTKKLLAKQLFVIGVEPSSEMRKIAKGKLGKKVDFIEGDFFDFPQNIPIQTFASSYAFHHLTDIEKADAIALYSKILPVGGKIIFADTIFETREKHQEAITKALNNKYHHLAQDLQTEYYTTIPVLSSIMEKNQLDVTFTRFNDFVWIMEATKR, encoded by the coding sequence ATGGGAAAAGATTTTGTTGATTTGTTTAATCAATGGGCTGTAACTTACGATCGAACAGTAGCAGGGTTTGATCTTGAATATCAAGAGGCATTTTTCCGTTATGATGAAATTTTAGAAGAGGTAGCTAATCTTTGTTTTGGAAACGTGATTGAATTTGGTCCAGGTACCGGAAATCTAACGAAAAAGTTATTAGCAAAACAATTATTTGTGATCGGTGTCGAACCATCAAGTGAGATGAGAAAAATTGCTAAAGGAAAGCTTGGAAAGAAGGTAGATTTTATAGAGGGGGATTTCTTCGACTTTCCGCAAAACATCCCAATCCAAACCTTTGCCAGCTCTTATGCTTTTCACCATCTAACAGATATAGAGAAAGCAGATGCAATTGCCTTATATAGCAAAATCCTACCAGTCGGTGGAAAAATAATCTTTGCAGATACGATTTTTGAAACAAGGGAAAAGCATCAAGAGGCCATTACGAAGGCATTAAATAATAAATACCACCATTTAGCACAGGACTTGCAAACTGAATATTATACAACAATACCAGTATTATCTTCCATTATGGAAAAAAACCAACTTGATGTGACGTTTACAAGGTTTAATGATTTTGTGTGGATTATGGAGGCAACGAAAAGATAA
- the ald gene encoding alanine dehydrogenase, with the protein MIIGVPKEIKNNENRVALTPAGVVSYVHAGHKVIVETGAGTGSAFSDEEYISAGAEIIADAGDVWSQADMIMKVKEPLESEYKYFREGLILFTYLHLAAEPALTKALVEKGVIAVAYETVQLGRALPLLAPMSEVAGRMATQVGAQYLQKTYGGKGILLAGVPGVERGKVTIVGGGNVGTNAAKMAIGLGADVTILDISADRLRQLDDIFGNSIKTLMSNPYNLAKCVAESDLVIGAVLIPGAKAPKLVTEEMVKSMKPGSVIVDPAIDQGGSVATTYPTTHDNPTFVLHDVVHYAVTNMPGAVARTSTMALTNVTVPYGIEIANKGIVKAIAENPALKLGVNTVNGEVTYETVARDLGYEYVPVEQALDKELSQLIS; encoded by the coding sequence ATGATAATTGGGGTACCTAAAGAAATTAAAAACAATGAAAACCGTGTTGCTTTAACTCCTGCTGGGGTTGTTTCATATGTGCACGCTGGACATAAAGTCATTGTTGAAACTGGGGCCGGAACAGGAAGTGCTTTTTCAGATGAAGAATATATTAGTGCTGGTGCAGAAATAATTGCTGATGCTGGGGATGTTTGGTCTCAAGCAGATATGATTATGAAAGTGAAAGAACCCCTTGAAAGCGAATATAAATACTTCCGTGAAGGACTAATCCTTTTCACATACCTACACTTAGCAGCCGAACCGGCTTTAACGAAAGCATTGGTTGAAAAGGGAGTAATTGCTGTTGCATATGAAACGGTTCAATTAGGACGTGCTTTGCCATTACTTGCTCCAATGAGTGAAGTTGCTGGACGAATGGCTACTCAAGTTGGGGCCCAATACTTACAAAAAACGTATGGTGGAAAAGGAATCTTACTTGCTGGTGTACCAGGTGTTGAACGGGGAAAAGTAACAATCGTTGGTGGTGGGAATGTTGGTACAAATGCTGCTAAAATGGCAATCGGCCTGGGCGCAGATGTAACCATCCTTGATATTAGTGCAGACCGTCTTCGCCAATTAGACGATATCTTCGGAAATTCAATCAAAACATTAATGTCTAACCCTTACAATCTTGCCAAATGTGTGGCTGAATCTGATTTAGTAATCGGTGCGGTATTAATTCCTGGTGCAAAAGCACCTAAATTAGTGACTGAAGAAATGGTTAAATCAATGAAACCAGGTTCAGTGATTGTTGACCCAGCCATTGACCAAGGTGGATCAGTAGCAACTACATATCCAACAACACATGACAATCCAACCTTTGTACTCCACGATGTTGTTCATTATGCTGTTACGAATATGCCCGGCGCAGTCGCAAGAACTTCCACAATGGCTTTGACAAACGTGACTGTTCCTTACGGTATAGAAATTGCGAACAAAGGCATTGTAAAAGCAATCGCTGAGAACCCTGCATTAAAACTTGGTGTTAACACTGTAAACGGTGAAGTAACGTATGAAACAGTAGCCAGAGATCTAGGCTATGAATATGTACCAGTTGAGCAAGCATTGGATAAAGAGTTATCTCAACTTATAAGTTGA
- a CDS encoding YrrS family protein yields MKNNKENMTEASRSEQRAKRRKTNLILNSMILIVLLLIVIVSFNIFGKDAKTEAGNPTEQTVANTNEELEAEEQLEEVDVDEDTVDKDNTEDQNASEEAEQGEQESVDETEEIEEDQVNSNENDEKSIKDPNWKPVGTKQVEPAQDYNIGSVDWNEQLKAVSDATGFNQSKGDILKMLQNNGPKKSKATIIIKESNKKYQVYLEWVDGGGWKPALVEELPN; encoded by the coding sequence TTGAAAAATAATAAGGAAAATATGACAGAAGCATCACGTTCAGAACAAAGAGCCAAAAGAAGAAAAACTAATTTAATATTAAATTCGATGATTTTAATAGTACTATTACTAATTGTCATTGTATCGTTCAATATTTTTGGGAAAGATGCCAAGACAGAAGCGGGCAATCCTACTGAGCAAACAGTGGCAAATACAAACGAAGAACTTGAGGCTGAGGAACAATTAGAAGAAGTTGATGTGGATGAAGACACAGTAGATAAAGATAACACAGAGGACCAAAATGCAAGTGAAGAAGCCGAACAAGGCGAACAAGAAAGTGTAGATGAAACAGAGGAAATAGAAGAAGATCAAGTCAACAGTAATGAAAATGACGAAAAATCGATAAAGGATCCTAATTGGAAACCAGTTGGTACAAAACAAGTCGAGCCTGCCCAAGATTATAATATAGGCAGTGTGGATTGGAATGAGCAGCTTAAAGCCGTCTCTGATGCAACAGGTTTTAATCAAAGCAAAGGAGATATCCTTAAAATGCTTCAAAATAATGGACCCAAAAAATCTAAAGCAACTATAATCATAAAAGAGAGCAATAAAAAATATCAGGTCTATCTAGAATGGGTAGATGGGGGCGGTTGGAAACCTGCACTTGTTGAGGAGCTGCCTAACTAA
- a CDS encoding penicillin-binding protein 2, with the protein MWRKRAIFITSVFVCCLLLLIGRLMQIQLFEAEHFSKHKINLLEESVAQRAQEIVIDSGRGGFLDRNGNSLTHQNIPVLILFPFLKNTDWDVDRIANIINVPVSSLRNAVESAQKPFAYGEPKPLSLTKKQMEEINQLQIPGVFAVQKKFEMTTHPAQHLIGITGQNAKVLKSRYPDKEISLKTSIGLTGLERSFDEFILPEGEAKLVFHVDASGGPLFGTNVKYVEPANPFYPINIRTTIDLELQEIAENILDKHGVKKGGLVLLDIKTNSVLSMVSRPQINQKNPFHEHNGHVDNLMVTEQITGSVFKTVVAAAVIENQLDDPNRLFNCSVKINGERDEAFDYGNLNFADSFAKSCNNTFATLAKELQAMDPNMLEEFAGKLAFTGTSGWQGDIYHYDKFKQIGEEDKGRVFLTEEAKKDRNFIALTGIGQHEVRATPLSVANMMATIARSGTKEMVRFASAIEYKNGSSLVTFKEKKLEGETISPYTATKLQKVLREVITHEEGTGKGYRDLPYEIAGKSGTGETGKFINDQQLYNKWFAGYFPYQNPKYALVVVSLDVKGNEGAISPVYKDLVQSIYDYELRNIN; encoded by the coding sequence ATGTGGAGAAAAAGGGCTATTTTCATAACAAGTGTATTTGTCTGTTGTTTATTGCTGTTAATTGGAAGATTGATGCAAATCCAACTTTTTGAAGCCGAGCATTTTTCCAAACACAAAATTAATTTACTAGAGGAAAGTGTGGCTCAAAGGGCACAGGAAATTGTGATTGACAGCGGAAGAGGTGGATTCCTTGATCGGAATGGAAATTCTTTAACCCACCAGAATATTCCAGTCCTCATATTATTTCCATTTTTAAAAAATACTGATTGGGATGTCGATAGAATTGCAAACATTATAAATGTTCCTGTTTCCTCCTTAAGAAATGCGGTTGAGTCAGCCCAAAAGCCATTTGCCTATGGGGAACCAAAACCCTTGTCACTTACAAAAAAGCAAATGGAAGAAATAAACCAATTACAAATTCCTGGTGTTTTTGCAGTTCAGAAAAAATTTGAAATGACGACACATCCAGCTCAACATTTAATTGGGATTACTGGTCAGAATGCAAAGGTCTTAAAGTCTCGTTATCCTGATAAGGAAATTTCTTTAAAAACATCGATCGGATTAACAGGACTAGAAAGGAGTTTTGACGAATTTATATTACCTGAGGGAGAAGCAAAGCTAGTTTTTCATGTCGATGCGAGTGGTGGACCATTATTCGGTACGAACGTTAAATATGTAGAACCAGCAAATCCATTTTATCCCATAAATATCCGAACAACGATTGATTTAGAGCTTCAAGAAATCGCTGAGAATATTCTTGATAAACATGGTGTTAAAAAGGGTGGACTAGTCCTGTTGGATATCAAAACTAATTCTGTATTATCGATGGTTTCCCGGCCTCAAATAAACCAAAAAAATCCCTTTCATGAGCATAATGGGCATGTTGATAATTTGATGGTAACAGAACAAATTACCGGATCTGTCTTCAAAACAGTCGTAGCTGCTGCAGTAATCGAAAATCAATTAGATGATCCTAATCGACTGTTTAATTGTAGTGTTAAAATTAATGGAGAACGGGATGAGGCTTTTGATTATGGTAACTTAAACTTTGCAGATAGTTTTGCTAAAAGTTGCAATAATACATTTGCAACTTTAGCTAAAGAATTACAGGCAATGGATCCTAATATGCTTGAAGAGTTTGCAGGAAAGCTTGCTTTCACAGGAACTTCAGGCTGGCAAGGGGATATTTATCATTATGATAAATTTAAACAGATCGGTGAAGAGGATAAGGGAAGAGTATTTTTAACAGAAGAGGCTAAAAAGGATCGAAATTTTATCGCTTTAACTGGCATTGGTCAGCATGAAGTTCGTGCAACGCCCCTTTCTGTTGCTAATATGATGGCCACGATTGCTAGAAGCGGAACAAAAGAGATGGTAAGGTTTGCATCGGCTATTGAGTATAAAAATGGTTCTTCATTAGTAACGTTTAAAGAGAAAAAGCTTGAAGGGGAGACAATTTCACCTTATACTGCAACAAAGCTGCAAAAGGTCTTGCGCGAGGTTATCACCCATGAAGAAGGGACTGGGAAAGGCTACAGAGATTTACCTTATGAAATTGCTGGTAAATCTGGAACAGGGGAAACGGGAAAGTTTATTAATGATCAACAATTATATAACAAATGGTTTGCTGGCTATTTCCCCTATCAAAATCCTAAATATGCTTTAGTTGTTGTCAGTTTGGATGTTAAAGGAAATGAAGGGGCAATAAGCCCTGTTTATAAGGATCTTGTTCAATCCATCTATGATTATGAATTAAGAAATATCAATTGA